The Microbulbifer hydrolyticus genome has a segment encoding these proteins:
- a CDS encoding S8 family serine peptidase — protein sequence MKFREGTSKTIWNQLLQPYAFTSMQTLYSPAKYLQSFSQQLSPWQLVTFESATSAGLSFEDLRKSPDIEYVAPNSKFQLQSLPNDYSPELWGLHNDGQENGVAGADIDAERGWSVRTNAEDIIVAVIDSGIDYTHPDLAENMWTNPGEIPGNNIDDDGNGFVDDVHGYDFADKDGNPMDANSHGTHVAGIIGASGDNNTGVTGVAWRTKLMAVKVFSDESNFAYTSDIVKGILYAADMGAKVSNNSYGAVFTDSVAESIFNRPVADAIGYANDAGMLFVAAAGNNGLNSDTSMEVTSPATIDHPNVISVAANTRSDKRASFSNHGETGADIAAPGVEILSTVPGGGYERFSGTSMASPFVAGAAALVAAEFPDISVEELRAVLIESAEPVTSLAGVTLNSGRLNLYRALTHIPSSECPSFSATPMNHFLAGRAGYCAGTYVNFCALGSNEYIGTNYATQQVVLYNPEPGFYSSANSCPPSNTPPTLVSESAQQVYLRRGDTAPQPILSASDRQDGDISQALADSGMPDTQQSGHYLRRFSATDSGNMRAVPWVQKITVLANDEPPRLALLGPACNFWWCDAFLHPAGQPWQDPGYVGWDVLDGDITDAVTYTPIDTSTTGIQAVHYRVADSAGNETQSSAFRLVGIAGPELPVIEFEGKPNGNYLHTATSAERRSIRTYRRDDWNFYPSAYTVDLKDGFQALPRENFTHNVDPSRDGQYVVTATFTDSDGNTVVDEQQVEIITDTVAPTLTLIGPSTTEIEIGDYYAEPGYQVDDDLDDFPWVREGASPDTSTEGSYTKTYQAFDGSNNASVLQLRTINVTRSHWDHAPRRDNFGWSRIEPDLVRINATFFDIDDDVVTIELEYDGDQKLQPDSAIVFDADNHTFATTFSLTGEPGEYTFFARAQDANGNEAISNSYSVTLLPVSQPPEIDTLELAITGYEVRVFGNTSDKDGDAAEIRINSELSFNCSGVDTFECVANAPDAGTYEVKVQAMDEAGNASELKILEAEIAAACETATNTAHISAGRAVECGTLFTASACAVGSGDALGSSSLWFPATSTLLESDPGYWEKVSACP from the coding sequence GTGAAATTTCGCGAAGGGACCAGCAAAACCATCTGGAACCAATTATTACAGCCCTATGCATTCACTTCGATGCAGACACTGTACTCTCCAGCCAAATATCTACAGTCATTCAGCCAGCAACTATCCCCTTGGCAGCTCGTCACCTTCGAAAGCGCCACCAGTGCCGGGTTAAGCTTCGAGGATCTCAGAAAATCCCCGGATATCGAATATGTAGCACCAAACTCCAAGTTCCAGCTGCAATCCTTGCCAAATGATTACTCGCCTGAATTATGGGGACTGCATAACGATGGACAGGAAAACGGCGTCGCCGGCGCTGACATCGACGCAGAAAGGGGCTGGTCTGTCCGCACCAATGCAGAAGACATTATCGTCGCGGTAATCGATAGTGGCATCGACTATACCCACCCGGATCTTGCCGAAAATATGTGGACCAATCCCGGCGAGATCCCTGGCAATAACATCGACGACGATGGAAACGGTTTTGTCGATGACGTCCACGGCTATGACTTTGCAGACAAAGATGGCAATCCGATGGATGCCAACAGCCATGGCACCCATGTGGCAGGGATTATCGGCGCCTCTGGGGACAACAATACTGGTGTAACCGGCGTTGCCTGGCGCACGAAATTGATGGCAGTCAAAGTGTTTTCCGACGAGTCCAACTTCGCATACACCTCCGACATTGTTAAAGGGATTCTCTATGCAGCTGATATGGGCGCAAAGGTATCCAACAACTCCTATGGAGCAGTATTCACTGACTCGGTTGCCGAAAGTATTTTTAACCGCCCGGTAGCTGATGCCATTGGCTATGCAAATGACGCTGGAATGCTGTTCGTTGCCGCTGCAGGCAATAACGGGTTGAATTCGGATACATCAATGGAGGTAACCTCCCCCGCAACAATCGACCACCCGAATGTAATTTCCGTAGCGGCCAACACGCGCAGTGATAAGCGCGCTTCGTTTTCAAACCATGGAGAAACCGGTGCCGATATCGCAGCGCCCGGTGTAGAAATACTGTCAACGGTACCCGGGGGCGGCTATGAACGTTTCAGCGGTACCTCCATGGCCTCCCCTTTTGTTGCGGGAGCCGCCGCGCTGGTGGCCGCTGAATTCCCGGATATCAGCGTCGAAGAATTGCGAGCAGTGCTGATCGAGAGCGCCGAACCGGTAACATCACTCGCTGGCGTGACTCTCAATAGTGGACGACTCAATCTTTATCGTGCACTGACCCATATACCATCCAGCGAATGCCCGAGCTTTTCGGCCACACCGATGAACCATTTCCTCGCCGGACGCGCGGGTTATTGCGCTGGCACCTACGTCAATTTTTGTGCCCTGGGCAGTAATGAATATATCGGCACCAACTACGCGACGCAGCAGGTTGTGCTGTATAACCCAGAGCCAGGCTTTTACAGCAGCGCGAATAGCTGTCCACCCTCAAATACACCACCCACCCTTGTTAGCGAGTCAGCACAGCAAGTGTACCTCCGCCGGGGCGATACAGCTCCACAGCCAATTCTCTCGGCGAGCGACCGTCAGGACGGCGATATCTCCCAGGCACTCGCTGACAGTGGCATGCCCGACACCCAGCAATCCGGTCACTACCTGCGCCGCTTTTCCGCTACCGATAGCGGCAACATGCGTGCCGTACCCTGGGTGCAAAAAATTACCGTTCTTGCGAACGACGAACCACCGCGACTCGCACTGCTCGGCCCCGCCTGCAATTTTTGGTGGTGTGATGCATTCCTGCATCCCGCCGGCCAGCCCTGGCAAGATCCGGGATATGTCGGCTGGGATGTTCTGGATGGCGACATTACTGACGCCGTAACCTATACACCCATCGACACCAGCACCACGGGCATACAAGCGGTTCACTACCGTGTGGCGGACAGTGCGGGTAACGAGACACAAAGCAGTGCGTTCCGCCTGGTCGGGATCGCAGGCCCGGAGCTTCCAGTGATTGAATTTGAAGGCAAGCCCAACGGGAATTACCTGCACACCGCGACCTCCGCTGAGCGGCGCAGCATACGCACCTACCGCCGGGATGACTGGAATTTTTATCCAAGCGCATACACGGTGGACCTGAAGGACGGGTTCCAGGCCCTGCCGCGAGAGAACTTCACACACAATGTGGACCCTTCTCGCGACGGCCAGTACGTCGTTACGGCAACCTTTACCGATAGCGACGGCAATACCGTGGTCGATGAACAGCAGGTGGAAATCATTACAGACACCGTGGCGCCGACACTGACTCTCATTGGCCCGAGCACCACGGAGATAGAGATAGGCGACTACTATGCGGAACCAGGCTATCAGGTCGATGACGATCTCGACGATTTCCCGTGGGTCAGGGAAGGCGCAAGCCCCGATACCAGCACGGAAGGGTCGTACACCAAGACCTATCAGGCGTTCGACGGCAGCAACAACGCCAGCGTCCTTCAATTGCGCACCATCAACGTAACTCGAAGCCATTGGGACCATGCACCCCGACGAGATAATTTTGGCTGGAGCCGTATCGAGCCCGACCTTGTCCGGATCAACGCAACGTTCTTTGATATCGATGACGATGTTGTCACAATTGAACTTGAATACGACGGTGACCAGAAATTGCAACCGGACAGCGCAATCGTATTCGATGCGGACAACCATACCTTCGCTACCACTTTTTCCCTGACCGGGGAACCAGGGGAATACACCTTTTTCGCGCGCGCCCAAGATGCGAATGGAAACGAAGCCATCTCTAACAGCTATAGCGTTACCCTGTTGCCAGTATCCCAGCCACCGGAGATCGATACACTGGAACTGGCAATTACCGGCTACGAGGTACGGGTTTTTGGCAACACCAGCGACAAAGACGGCGATGCAGCGGAAATCCGGATCAATTCTGAGCTGAGCTTCAACTGCTCGGGTGTGGATACGTTTGAATGTGTAGCAAATGCACCGGATGCAGGAACATATGAAGTCAAGGTTCAGGCCATGGATGAAGCAGGCAATGCCAGTGAGCTCAAAATCCTTGAAGCAGAAATCGCCGCAGCCTGTGAAACGGCCACGAATACTGCACACATCAGCGCTGGTCGCGCAGTAGAGTGCGGAACCCTGTTCACTGCCAGCGCGTGCGCAGTGGGATCCGGCGATGCTCTTGGGTCAAGTTCGCTCTGGTTCCCCGCCACCAGCACTTTGCTGGAAAGCGACCCGGGCTATTGGGAAAAGGTTTCGGCCTGCCCGTAA
- a CDS encoding OsmC domain/YcaO domain-containing protein → MEINVNFLDNLRLEAKFDDFTVITDQPIRYKGDGSAPSPFDYFLASSALCAAYFVRVYCLSRDIPTDNIRLSQNNIVDPENRYNQVFKIDVELPEDISEKDRQGILRSIDRCTVKKVIQTGPDFQIETVENLAEDAQALLMVEPDAEHRTFIEGKDLPLEQTIANMTKILADLGMKIEIASWRNIVPHVWSLHIRDAASPMCFTNGKGATKESALCSALGEFIERLNCNFFYNDQYFGEEIANAEFVHYPNERWFELEEDDALPEGILDEYTRAIYNPEGELGGSNLIDTNSGRADRGICSLPFVRKSDGEVVYFPSNLIENLYLSNGMSAGNTLPEAQVQCLSEIFERAVKKQILEQELALPDVPREVLEKYPDIVEGIEELEKQGFPILVKDASLGGRFPVMCVTLMNPRTGGVFASFGAHPSLHVALERSLTELMQGRSFEGLNDVPPPTFNSLEVTEPNNFVEHFVDSTGVVSWRFFSARSDIDFVEWDFSGNHADTNETEADRLFKILDDLGKEVYMAEYNELGAPACRILVPGYSEVYPVEDLIWDNTNKALDYREDILSLHTLDDEQLEDLVERLEESQIDNYETIITLIGVEFDENTVWGQLTVLELKILVYLALQRHEEALELVEAFLQYNDNTVERGLFYRAVQAVLEIALDEELALDDYIVNLRRMYGDETMAAVAGSVDGSVRFYGLTPTNMQLEGLDKHLRLIESYKKLHAARATQK, encoded by the coding sequence ATGGAAATCAACGTCAACTTCCTCGATAACCTGCGACTTGAAGCCAAGTTTGATGACTTTACAGTCATTACTGACCAGCCGATTCGCTACAAGGGCGATGGCTCGGCACCGAGTCCGTTTGACTACTTTCTCGCCTCTTCGGCGCTGTGTGCGGCGTATTTTGTGCGGGTGTACTGCCTGTCGCGGGATATTCCGACAGACAATATCCGCCTGTCTCAGAACAACATCGTTGACCCCGAGAACCGCTATAACCAGGTCTTCAAGATCGACGTTGAATTACCGGAGGACATTTCGGAGAAGGACCGTCAGGGCATTCTGCGCTCCATAGACCGCTGTACCGTAAAGAAGGTGATCCAGACCGGGCCGGACTTCCAGATTGAAACGGTCGAAAATCTCGCCGAAGACGCGCAGGCGCTGCTGATGGTGGAACCGGATGCCGAGCACCGCACGTTCATCGAAGGCAAGGACCTGCCGCTCGAGCAGACCATCGCCAACATGACAAAGATCCTGGCGGACCTGGGGATGAAGATCGAGATTGCGTCCTGGCGCAATATTGTCCCTCACGTCTGGTCACTCCATATCCGCGACGCGGCTTCCCCCATGTGTTTTACCAACGGCAAGGGCGCGACCAAGGAGAGCGCGCTGTGCTCGGCGCTGGGTGAATTTATCGAGCGACTGAACTGCAACTTCTTCTACAACGACCAGTACTTCGGTGAGGAGATTGCCAATGCGGAGTTCGTGCATTACCCAAACGAGCGGTGGTTCGAGCTGGAGGAAGACGACGCGCTGCCGGAAGGTATCCTGGATGAGTACACACGCGCGATTTATAACCCGGAGGGCGAGCTGGGTGGATCCAATCTGATCGACACCAATTCCGGGCGCGCCGACCGGGGCATCTGCTCGTTGCCGTTTGTACGCAAGTCCGACGGTGAAGTGGTGTATTTCCCTTCCAACCTGATCGAAAACCTGTACCTGAGCAACGGTATGAGCGCGGGAAATACCTTGCCTGAGGCGCAGGTACAGTGCCTGTCGGAGATCTTTGAGCGCGCCGTTAAAAAACAGATCCTCGAACAGGAACTGGCGCTGCCGGACGTGCCTCGTGAGGTACTGGAAAAATACCCGGATATCGTCGAGGGCATTGAGGAGCTGGAAAAGCAGGGATTCCCGATCCTGGTGAAAGACGCCTCGCTGGGCGGCCGGTTCCCGGTCATGTGCGTAACCCTGATGAACCCGCGCACTGGCGGTGTGTTCGCGTCCTTTGGCGCGCACCCGAGCCTGCATGTAGCACTCGAGCGCAGCCTGACGGAGCTGATGCAGGGCCGCAGTTTTGAAGGGCTGAACGACGTACCGCCGCCCACATTTAACAGTCTGGAAGTCACCGAGCCGAACAACTTTGTCGAGCACTTTGTGGATTCCACCGGGGTAGTGTCCTGGCGTTTCTTCAGTGCCAGGTCCGACATTGATTTTGTCGAGTGGGACTTCTCCGGCAATCATGCCGATACCAACGAGACTGAAGCCGATCGCCTGTTCAAAATCCTCGATGACCTCGGCAAGGAGGTCTACATGGCGGAATACAACGAGCTGGGCGCGCCCGCCTGTCGTATTCTGGTACCCGGTTATTCCGAGGTCTATCCGGTGGAGGACCTGATCTGGGACAACACCAACAAGGCGCTTGATTACCGCGAAGACATCCTCAGCCTGCACACCCTTGATGACGAGCAGCTGGAAGACCTGGTGGAGCGGCTGGAAGAGAGCCAGATCGACAATTACGAGACCATCATCACCCTGATTGGAGTGGAGTTCGATGAGAACACCGTGTGGGGGCAGCTGACGGTACTCGAGCTCAAGATCCTTGTTTATCTGGCATTGCAGCGTCACGAGGAGGCGCTGGAACTGGTTGAGGCATTTTTGCAGTACAACGACAACACCGTAGAGCGCGGCCTGTTTTACCGTGCGGTGCAGGCAGTGCTGGAGATTGCCCTCGACGAGGAGCTTGCGCTGGACGATTACATCGTCAACCTGCGCCGCATGTATGGTGACGAAACGATGGCCGCAGTGGCCGGTTCCGTCGATGGCTCCGTGCGCTTCTACGGCCTCACCCCCACCAATATGCAGCTGGAAGGGTTGGACAAGCATCTGCGCCTGATCGAGAGCTACAAAAAGCTCCATGCCGCGCGGGCGACGCAAAAGTAG
- a CDS encoding M16 family metallopeptidase, which yields MHRTKVAMIFAAALLAACSKGPENSAPQANTDAASEAQSALPAGITLVETFDGDGAEIAIPYDKYKLANGLTVVLHEDDSDPLVHVDVTYHVGSNREDPGRSGFAHFFEHMMFQGSVNVADEEHFRIITEAGGTMNGTTNTDRTNYYETVPANQLETVLWLEADRMGVFLDAVTQEKFEVQRETVKNERGQRVDNRPYGRALETMFAATYPDGHPYSWPTIGWMEDLNRADLTDLKRFFLRWYGPNNAVLTIGGDIDKAQTLAWVNKYFGSIPAGPEVENLPKQPAKLDKDRYVTLEDNIHLPALAMMIPTVHSSHADEPALDAAAAILGQGQDSMLYQRLVQTGRAVSASVSHSCKELACEMWFIVIQNPASGETLAEMEQAVRDTLTDFVERGVTEDDLVKFKAGYESSRVFGLQSVAGKVSTLAAFETFTGSPKGIDDEINAYLAVETADVTRVFDQYIAAKPSVLLSVVPNGKQELAAAPQNYEWQRTIPESYGDDEEALALRPVKDTFDRSVQPSPGVNPQVELPTIQDGKLKNGVRLLAVQNEETPTVTVQAVFGVGQRDEPRGKAGLTSLMTSLMTEATSERSAAEFAEELKRLGASVSVSAGDYDTTVSLNVLAKHLDKAVPLMMERMLKPAFTEEDFARIKQQTIEGLQQARKTPQGLATRAVGAVMRGPEHPLSFPGGGLPDTVANITLEDVKQYYAAHFPANFGGVTVSTSLPHDKIVKALDGLAQLKVSQPARPAIAFEKPEIEGRTVYLVNKEGAAQSSLRIGQHALPYDALGDYYLSYLGNFPLGGNFNSRINLNLREDKGYTYGARTYLVGEPQEGSYMFSSEVKKEATADALNEVLTELATYDKDGMTESEFNYLRSAIGQQEARSYETPSAKLGLLNRILRYDLPLDYRSQQGTILQETDRKTLNKAITSLLEPDNMAIVVVGDAAEIREDVEALGMPIVELDEDGYVIDTEKVEATPDSASL from the coding sequence ATGCATCGCACCAAAGTCGCAATGATATTCGCTGCAGCGCTATTGGCAGCCTGTAGCAAAGGGCCCGAGAATTCGGCCCCGCAAGCAAACACCGACGCCGCCAGTGAAGCGCAGAGTGCCCTCCCCGCCGGTATAACGCTGGTCGAAACTTTCGACGGCGACGGCGCAGAAATCGCCATTCCGTACGACAAATACAAACTTGCCAACGGCCTGACCGTTGTACTGCACGAAGATGACTCTGATCCGCTAGTGCACGTGGATGTTACCTATCACGTCGGTTCCAACCGCGAAGATCCAGGCCGCTCCGGCTTTGCCCATTTCTTCGAACATATGATGTTCCAGGGGTCGGTGAACGTTGCGGACGAAGAGCATTTCCGCATCATCACCGAAGCCGGTGGCACCATGAACGGTACTACCAATACCGACCGCACCAACTACTACGAAACCGTACCGGCCAACCAGCTGGAAACCGTACTTTGGCTGGAAGCCGATCGCATGGGCGTGTTCCTCGACGCGGTTACCCAGGAAAAGTTCGAGGTTCAGCGCGAAACGGTGAAAAACGAACGTGGCCAGCGCGTTGACAACCGCCCCTATGGGCGCGCCCTGGAAACCATGTTTGCCGCCACCTACCCGGATGGTCACCCCTACTCCTGGCCAACCATTGGCTGGATGGAAGACCTGAATCGTGCAGACCTTACCGACCTCAAACGGTTTTTCCTGCGCTGGTATGGTCCCAACAATGCAGTGCTGACCATTGGCGGTGATATCGACAAGGCGCAGACACTCGCGTGGGTAAACAAATATTTCGGGTCGATTCCCGCTGGCCCTGAAGTCGAAAACCTGCCCAAGCAGCCGGCCAAGCTCGATAAAGACCGCTATGTCACGCTGGAGGACAATATCCACCTGCCGGCACTGGCAATGATGATTCCAACGGTCCACAGCAGCCATGCGGATGAGCCCGCGCTGGATGCAGCCGCAGCGATTCTTGGCCAGGGCCAGGACTCCATGCTCTATCAGCGCCTGGTGCAGACCGGCCGTGCGGTATCGGCAAGTGTCTCTCATTCCTGTAAAGAACTGGCCTGCGAGATGTGGTTCATCGTGATCCAGAACCCCGCATCCGGTGAAACCCTCGCGGAAATGGAACAGGCAGTACGCGACACCCTTACCGATTTCGTCGAGCGCGGCGTTACCGAGGATGACCTGGTTAAATTCAAGGCAGGCTATGAATCCAGCCGCGTGTTCGGCCTGCAGTCTGTTGCCGGTAAAGTCTCCACTCTCGCCGCATTTGAAACCTTCACCGGCAGCCCCAAAGGCATCGACGATGAGATCAATGCCTATCTGGCTGTTGAGACCGCTGACGTGACCCGCGTTTTCGACCAGTACATTGCTGCCAAGCCCTCGGTACTGCTGAGCGTGGTCCCCAACGGCAAGCAAGAACTGGCCGCTGCACCGCAGAACTATGAATGGCAACGCACCATCCCGGAAAGCTATGGCGACGATGAAGAAGCCCTGGCGTTGCGACCGGTCAAGGATACATTCGACCGCAGTGTGCAGCCTTCCCCGGGCGTGAATCCACAGGTAGAGCTGCCGACAATCCAGGACGGCAAGCTGAAAAATGGCGTACGCCTGCTGGCCGTGCAGAATGAAGAGACTCCCACCGTTACCGTGCAGGCAGTGTTTGGCGTTGGCCAGCGCGACGAGCCTCGTGGCAAAGCAGGCCTCACCTCCCTGATGACTTCCCTCATGACCGAGGCCACCAGCGAGCGCAGCGCCGCCGAGTTCGCCGAGGAACTGAAACGGCTGGGCGCATCAGTCAGCGTCAGCGCCGGCGATTACGACACCACGGTTTCTCTCAATGTGCTGGCCAAGCACCTGGACAAGGCCGTGCCGCTGATGATGGAGCGTATGCTCAAGCCTGCCTTCACCGAGGAAGACTTCGCGCGCATCAAGCAACAGACCATTGAAGGTCTGCAGCAGGCCCGCAAGACCCCGCAGGGCCTGGCCACCCGCGCAGTCGGTGCAGTGATGCGCGGCCCAGAGCACCCTCTGAGCTTTCCCGGTGGCGGCCTCCCGGATACCGTTGCCAACATCACTCTCGAAGACGTCAAGCAATACTACGCGGCGCACTTCCCCGCTAACTTTGGCGGTGTCACCGTCAGTACCAGCCTGCCCCACGATAAAATCGTCAAGGCGCTGGACGGACTGGCACAGCTGAAAGTATCCCAGCCAGCGCGTCCGGCCATCGCCTTCGAGAAACCGGAAATCGAAGGCCGCACGGTTTACCTGGTAAACAAGGAAGGTGCTGCCCAGTCCAGTCTGCGGATCGGCCAACACGCCCTGCCTTACGATGCGCTGGGAGACTACTACCTGTCGTATCTTGGCAACTTCCCACTGGGTGGTAACTTCAACAGCCGTATCAACCTTAACCTGCGCGAAGACAAGGGTTATACCTATGGTGCCCGCACCTACCTCGTGGGTGAGCCACAGGAAGGTTCCTACATGTTCAGCTCAGAGGTGAAGAAAGAAGCTACGGCGGATGCACTCAATGAAGTGCTCACCGAGTTGGCTACTTACGACAAGGACGGCATGACCGAATCCGAATTCAACTACCTGCGCTCTGCCATCGGCCAGCAGGAAGCCCGCAGCTATGAAACACCCTCGGCGAAACTCGGTTTGCTGAATCGTATCCTGCGCTATGACCTCCCGCTGGACTATCGCTCACAGCAAGGCACGATCCTGCAGGAGACCGATCGCAAAACCCTCAACAAGGCCATCACCAGCCTGCTCGAACCGGACAACATGGCAATCGTGGTGGTCGGCGATGCTGCCGAGATCCGCGAAGACGTTGAGGCGCTGGGTATGCCCATCGTTGAGCTGGATGAAGACGGTTATGTGATTGACACGGAAAAAGTGGAAGCAACGCCAGACTCGGCAAGCCTGTAA
- a CDS encoding porin, producing MKKTAITLALAAALPTLANAEEVFTFYGKANASFQSNDEGDGATTDVKSNASRLGVKGELPLDSGINGIYKMEYQVNIDGEGETFSQRNIYAGLEGGFGQVIGGKFDTPLKVAQKKVDLFNDLEGDIKSLVTKSDNRESNNLQYTTPSFAGFKVAAAYVSNKEAEILDDGGNVIDTRDNGTSVSFAYDNAGVYLAYAYDQGVEANDWKVNRVVAQYNFGNLQVGGLYEEQEKADNSNQDGWMTSVAYKISNWTAKAQYGQSDIVKTDGETFSLGLDYKLSKAAKVFSFYTNESAADDYERSYVGVGTEFKF from the coding sequence ATGAAAAAGACTGCGATCACCCTGGCACTGGCAGCGGCCCTCCCTACCCTCGCCAACGCAGAAGAAGTATTCACCTTTTACGGTAAGGCCAACGCCTCTTTCCAATCCAACGATGAAGGCGATGGCGCCACGACTGATGTGAAAAGCAATGCTTCCCGCCTGGGGGTAAAAGGCGAGCTGCCACTGGATAGCGGCATCAATGGCATTTACAAAATGGAATATCAGGTAAACATCGACGGTGAAGGCGAAACCTTCAGCCAGCGCAACATCTACGCTGGCCTGGAAGGCGGGTTCGGTCAGGTCATCGGCGGTAAATTCGATACCCCGCTGAAAGTGGCGCAGAAGAAGGTCGATCTTTTCAACGACCTTGAGGGCGACATCAAAAGCCTGGTCACCAAGAGCGACAACCGCGAATCCAACAACCTGCAGTACACCACGCCGTCGTTTGCCGGCTTCAAGGTTGCCGCGGCCTACGTCAGCAACAAGGAAGCCGAGATTCTGGATGACGGCGGTAATGTGATCGATACCCGCGACAATGGTACTTCCGTATCATTTGCGTACGACAACGCCGGTGTGTACCTGGCGTATGCTTACGATCAGGGTGTTGAAGCCAACGACTGGAAGGTTAACCGTGTGGTAGCCCAGTATAACTTCGGCAACCTGCAGGTTGGCGGCCTTTACGAAGAGCAGGAAAAAGCCGACAACAGCAACCAGGATGGCTGGATGACATCCGTGGCCTACAAAATCAGCAACTGGACCGCGAAGGCGCAATACGGCCAGTCCGACATCGTAAAAACGGATGGAGAGACTTTTAGCCTGGGGCTGGATTACAAGCTGTCTAAAGCGGCAAAAGTGTTCAGCTTCTACACCAACGAAAGCGCAGCGGACGACTACGAGCGCAGCTACGTGGGTGTAGGTACAGAGTTCAAGTTCTAA